In Candidatus Tectomicrobia bacterium, the genomic stretch ACGAAGCGGACCAGACCGAAAAAGGGCTTCTTTTCCGGCGGGGTCGCGGCCTTGACGCTTTTGGAGGGGTCCCTAGCGCGGCGCGGACCCATTCCGCGCCCGGACGATGCCAATTCCAAATAGGAGAAGGATCATGCGGCAACGATTGGCAACCGCGGCAACCGCTTTCTCCGTCCTGGCGTTTATTCTCTCCTTCGGGGCCGCGCACGCGGCCTGGCAGCCCACCAAGCCGGTCGAGTTTGTCATCCCGGCGGGCACCGGGGGCGGCGCCGATCTCATGGCCCGCTACATCTCCGCGCTCATCCAGAAGCGCAAGCTCGCGCCGGTGAATTTCCTGGTGGTGAACAAGTCCGGGGGCGCGGGGGCCGAGGGCTTCCTGCACGTGAAGTCCCAGAAGGGCAACCCCCACGTGATCATCATCACCCTCTCCAACCTGTTCACGACGCCCCTCGCCACGGGCGTGCCCTTCAACTGGAAGGACCTGACGCCCATCTCGATGATGGCGCTCGACTACTTCGTCCTCTGGGTGAACGCCGAGTCCCCCTACAAGACGGCCAAGGACTACATCGCCGCCGTCAAGGCCAAGTCCGGCCAGATGAAGATGGCCGGCACGGGGGCGAAGCAGGAGGACCAGATCATCACCGTCCAGATGGAGCAGAACTTCGGCCTCAAGTTCATCTACGTCCCCTTCAAGGGCGGCGGGACGGTGTGCGCCAACCTGGTCGGCAAGCACGTCAACTCCACGGTCAACAATCCCTCGGAGTGCCGCGGGCATTGGCAGGCGAAGCGCGTCCGCCCCTTGGCCACAATAGACACCGAGCGGATCAAGCTCCCCATGTGGGACACCATCCCGACCATGAAGGAGGCCACGGGGAAGGACATGTCCTACAACATGCTCCGCGGGATATTCGCCGCGCCGGGCATCCCCAAGGAGGCGCAGGAGTACTACATCGGCCTCATGAAGCGCATCACCGAGACCGCCGACT encodes the following:
- a CDS encoding tripartite tricarboxylate transporter substrate binding protein yields the protein MRQRLATAATAFSVLAFILSFGAAHAAWQPTKPVEFVIPAGTGGGADLMARYISALIQKRKLAPVNFLVVNKSGGAGAEGFLHVKSQKGNPHVIIITLSNLFTTPLATGVPFNWKDLTPISMMALDYFVLWVNAESPYKTAKDYIAAVKAKSGQMKMAGTGAKQEDQIITVQMEQNFGLKFIYVPFKGGGTVCANLVGKHVNSTVNNPSECRGHWQAKRVRPLATIDTERIKLPMWDTIPTMKEATGKDMSYNMLRGIFAAPGIPKEAQEYYIGLMKRITETADWKKYISDSALKPQFMTGPDYVKWLEGAEALHKDLMTKAGLIKK